The Sorangiineae bacterium MSr11954 DNA segment TGAGCGTTCGCGTGCACGACGCCGACGCGTGCACCGGCCGCTGCTCCGCGCGCTACCTCGGGACCATCAAAAAAGCGCGCCGCCTCTCGCTCGATTTTCGCTTCCGCACCGGCAAAAATGAGCTCGACAGCCGCGGCACGCGCGATCTCGACCGCGTCGTGTCCTTCCTCAATGGCCAGCCGGGCGCCCGCGTCCTTTTGCTGGGGTTCTCCGACGGCACCGGCGACGCCACCCAGAACCTGCGCCTCTCGCGCGAGCGCGCCAAAGCCGTCGGCGACGAGCTCTCCGCCCGCGGCGTTCATCCGGCCACGGTCGACGGCTTCGGCTCCGAGATGGCCGTCGCCTCCAACATCGACGAGTCCGGTCGCGAACGCAACCGGCGCGTCGAGGTCTGGCTGGCGCCGGAGTAGCGCTCCCGCAGGCTATTTCGGGGCCGGCGCGGCGGGGGAGGGCGGGGTCGGCGAGCTGCCGCTCCCGCTCTCCGCCTTGTCCTCGGCGAGCAGGTCCTTGAGCCGCTTTTGGCGCGTGTTCTCGTCGAGCCCCACGCCGAGCTTCGCGGCGTCGAAGGTGAGCATCGGCAGCTGCCCGGCGCCGTTGAAGGTGGGCAGCTTCCCATCCCAATGCTCGAGCGCGCGGTACTGAAGGATCGCGGGGCTGGTGGACAACCGAATGATCTCGTTGGCCCGCGCCTCCGAGCGCGCACGGATCAAGAGCGCATCGGCGTCGCCTTGCGCCTTTTGCCGGGCGGCTTCGGCCGCGCCGTGCGCTTGCGTGATCGCTTGGTCCGCCTCGGCCTTCACCTGGCGCACCTTGTTCTCGCTCTGGATCGCGTTTTGGGTGGCCTCCATCGCGCGGTTGATGGCGTCGGCCACGTTCTGCGGCAGGCGCAGGGCACCGTTGATGGTCAATTGGTCGATGACGAAGCCGTCCTTGTCCAGCACCTCCCGGCATTTGGCGGTGACGTCGGAGAGCATCTTCGATTTACCGGAGCCGTACACGTCTTGGACGGGCAGCTTCGAGGCCACGTCGTTGAAGGCCTCGCGCACCGTGTTGCGCACGTATCCATCGGCGAGCACGTTCAAGTTGTTCTGCCGAAACCGCCCATACAGCCGCGGCACCAAGGTGGGCTCGATGTGGAACGAGAGGCCGATGTCGGCGTTGACGTTCACGCCCTCGCTCGACGAGAACGTAATCGACTCGTCGATCTGACGGCCCTCGTGGGCGGCCTGCGTCCACACCACGTTTTGCACGCTGGTGGGAAACTCGATGATCTGCTCCGTCAGCGGATTGAAAAAGACGTAGCCGGTGACCACCGGCGCGTCTTGCACACCGCGCTCGCTCCCCGCGAGCTTCACCCGCACCCCGACGTGCCCCGCGTCGATGCGCTGCGTGGTGGCGCACCCCACGAACACAAGCACCAACAACACGGCGACCGACGAAATGATTCGGAACACCGTTTTCCCATCCGCGCTCGGGGGATTCAACTTGATCGCCATCGCCCTTCACCTTTCGCCGATTCAATCCGCTCTTCGTCCATGCCCGAAAGCGCTGAGCGCCGCCGCGATCCCTAGCGCCACGAGGATCGCCACCGCGCCCCAAAACCGAACGTCGCTGGGCGCGTTGAGCCAGGGCTGCAGCGCGAACAGCGCGATCAGCTCCAGGGCGATCAGGAGCGCCGTCACCCAGGGGCGCCTCCACCTCGGCCGCCTCGGGCGCTGCGCCCCGAGCTCCGCGCGAAGGCGCTCGTTCTCCGCGCGGAGCGACTCGACCTCGTTCCGATAAGGCGGTGCCATGGCGCTTCCTCGCTCTCCTTCGTCCGGTCAGCTGGCCGCGCGAGCTGCGCTGGCCGCCGTCGCGTCATCGACCAAGGTCACGGTGCGCGTCTCACCCGGCTCGAAGCGCACGGCCGTTCCTGCGGGGACGTCGAGGTGCTTTCCCTCGGCGAGCGCCCGGTCGAACTCGAGCGCCGCGTTCGTTCTCGAAAAGGGATAATGACTCCCCACTTGAATCGGCCGATCCCCGCGGCTGGTCACCGTCAAGGTCGTGCGGCGCCGCCCCGCGTAGAGCTCCACCTCGCCCGGTGCGACGGAGATGGCGCCGGCGGGCGACGCCTCCACCTCGGACGTCGCGCCGAAGACCGCGGGATCGGGCACCGGTAGAAAGCTGCCGTACAGCGCCAAGGACAGATCGCCGTCCTCGCGCACGATGGGATCGTGCACCGTGACCAGCTTGGTACCATCGTCGAACGTACCCTCGACCTGCACTTCGTGGAGCATTTCGGGTACGTTGGGGAGCACCTGCCTTCGCCCGAGGACCCGCCGGCCGAGATCCATCAACTCCGCCACGGAGCGCCCGTCCCGGATCCACTCGAGCAGCTGGGTGGCGAGCAGCGCAACCGCCTCCGGGTAATTCAAGCGAACGCCGCGTGCGAGGCGCTTCTGCGCGAGAAATCCGGCTTGATGCAGGACGAGCTTATCGATGTCGCGCGGCGAAAGATGCATGCCTCCATCATGGACTCGCCACGCTGCGTTGCAAGAGCGCCTGGAGCGGTGCTTCTCCGACGCGGACCCACCGCGACCGAGGCGGTGGACCCGACCCGGACGAGACCTAGGACGAGGCGCCGGACAAGACCAGCATGCACCTCCGGACGTCCAGGTTAAGGTGACCGCCCTTGCGGCGCCGCTTCGGACAGAACATGATGGGGCGTTCCCTTCATGCGCACCGCAGTTCCGCCCGGCGAGCATACCAAAGTACAGACGTTCGAGCCTCGGGCCAAAGCCGCGCCCTGTCCCCATTTGATGTGGCGCGACCTTCGGGGGCACCACAAAGTGAAGCTCGCGCTGCGCTCCACGCTCCTGGGCTCCGCCAGCGGCGTGAGCGTTGTGATCACGGACACCACCGTCTCCCGGCTCCACGCCGAGATCGAGCTGCGCGAGGACGGCGTGTGGATCCGCGATCTGGGCAGCCGAAACGGCACCTTCGTCGAAGGCGTCCTGGTATCGAGCGCGCGCGTGGCCGACGGCAGCAAGGTCAAGCTCGGGGTGACCGAGCTCACGGTGGTCTACGATGGCGAGCAGCAGCCACCCGAGCTCTGGCCCGAGGAGAGCTTCGGACCGCTCGTCGGCCGAACGCCGGTCATGCGCGCCCTCTTCGCCTATTTGGCCAACATCGCCAAGGCCGACTCCCCGGTGCTCATTCAAGGCGAAACGGGCACGGGGAAAGAGCTGGTCGCGCAAGCCATCCACGAAGCTTCACCGCGCGTCGACAGGCCCTTCGTCATCGTGGACTGCGCGGCGCTCCCCGAGAGCCTCATCGAGAGCGAGCTGTTCGGCCACGCCAAGGGCGCGTTCACCGGCGCCACCACCGCGCGCACCGGCGCCATCGAGGCGGCCGACGGCGGCACCGTCTTCCTCGACGAGATTGGCGATCTGCCCATGTCGGTCCAGCCGCGTCTCTTGCGCGCGCTCGAGTCGAGCACCATCCGCCGGGTCGGCGAGACCTCGCGCCGCAAGGTCAACGTCCGTTTCCTCTCGGCGACCCACCGGGACATCCGCACCATGGTCAACGCCGGCGCCTTCCGCGAAGACCTTTATTTCCGCCTCGCGGTCCTACCGGTGACCGTCCCCCCCTTGCGCGAGCACCTCGACGACGTCCCCTTGCTGGTCGAGCGCTTCTTACCGCGCGGCGTCGCCGCCAGCCCCGAGCTCGTGTCCCAGCTCACCAAGCGCCCGTGGCTCGGCAACGTCCGCGCCCTTCGCAACTTCGTGCACCGCGCTGCCGTCATGGGCGCCAAAGAGGCCCTCTCCTTCAGCGACACCGCCGCGGAAGGCCGCCCCATTCCCTCTTCGCGCACGGCGCCACCCCCGAGCCTCGTCCCCACGGCCGGCGGCCCCGCGCCCATTCCTCCCAGCGACTTCGAGTCCTCCGCCTTCGACGCCGACTTCAAACGCTTCCGCGAAACCTGGATCGACGCCGGCGAACGCGAATACGTCCGCCGCCTCCTGGCCCGCCACGACCGCAACGTCTCCAACGCCGCCCGCGAAGCCGGCGTCGACCGCACCTACCTCTATCGCCTCATCCGCAAACACCTGCTCTAAGCCCCGTCGTCCGACCCAATCTTCGACGAGAAGCCGTTCCCGCACCGTCTCGAACCTTCGTAGAAGAAGTCGCTTTTCGAGGCGGCTCCTTCGTAAAAAAAACGCTTTCGAGGCGTCTCGAACCTTCGTAGAAAAAGTCGTTCCGAGGCGCATTCGAGAAGAAGTCGTTCCGAGGCGCATTCGAGAAGAAGTCGTTCCGAGGCGCATCCGAGAAGAAGTCGTTCCGAGGCGCATTCGAGAAGAAGTCGTTCCGAGGCGCATTCGAGAAGAAGTCGTTCCCGAGGCGCATCCGAGAAGAAGTCGTTCCCGAGGCGCCCCGGAGAACAAAGGCGCCCCGAAGAACCATAAACGTCAAAGCTTGTTCATATACGCAATCATCGGCCCATAGTCCTCTACGGGCAAATGCGGAATCCCCGGCACCCCCACGCCAATCAAAAACTCATACGCGGCGGTGTAGTGCTTCATCATATCTTCCATGGTAGCCGCACTGTTGTCGTGGAAGTACGGCGCCGTGTAACGAATACCCCGCAGCTGCGGAATGTCGAACGAGTTGAAATCGTCGATCTTCCCCGTGATCAACGCGATCCCCGGATCCGTGCTCGGACAAGGCTCGGCCTTCCGCGTCAACGGACAAACCGCCATGCTGCCATCCGGATTCGTAAAGATATAAGGCCGAACCGGCAACGTGCTCGGCTCGAACCCAAACGGAACCTTCGGCGGCCGCGGCCCCGACACGAAAATATTCTGCGCCTGCCCAAACCCAATGTTGGACCCCGTCTGCGTCGGCCCACTATGGCAAAGCGAAGAACACTTCGCCTCGAACAGCGCCTTGCCCTGCTTCTCGTACGCCGAGAGCGGCGGATCGACGTTGGGCAGCGGATTCTGCCCGCGCTCGATCGCGTTCGCGAGCACGAACGTCCCCAGCGACGAGAAGAGCACCTTCTGGAAGTTCGACACATC contains these protein-coding regions:
- the ureA gene encoding urease subunit gamma; protein product: MHLSPRDIDKLVLHQAGFLAQKRLARGVRLNYPEAVALLATQLLEWIRDGRSVAELMDLGRRVLGRRQVLPNVPEMLHEVQVEGTFDDGTKLVTVHDPIVREDGDLSLALYGSFLPVPDPAVFGATSEVEASPAGAISVAPGEVELYAGRRRTTLTVTSRGDRPIQVGSHYPFSRTNAALEFDRALAEGKHLDVPAGTAVRFEPGETRTVTLVDDATAASAARAAS
- a CDS encoding sigma 54-interacting transcriptional regulator; its protein translation is MRTAVPPGEHTKVQTFEPRAKAAPCPHLMWRDLRGHHKVKLALRSTLLGSASGVSVVITDTTVSRLHAEIELREDGVWIRDLGSRNGTFVEGVLVSSARVADGSKVKLGVTELTVVYDGEQQPPELWPEESFGPLVGRTPVMRALFAYLANIAKADSPVLIQGETGTGKELVAQAIHEASPRVDRPFVIVDCAALPESLIESELFGHAKGAFTGATTARTGAIEAADGGTVFLDEIGDLPMSVQPRLLRALESSTIRRVGETSRRKVNVRFLSATHRDIRTMVNAGAFREDLYFRLAVLPVTVPPLREHLDDVPLLVERFLPRGVAASPELVSQLTKRPWLGNVRALRNFVHRAAVMGAKEALSFSDTAAEGRPIPSSRTAPPPSLVPTAGGPAPIPPSDFESSAFDADFKRFRETWIDAGEREYVRRLLARHDRNVSNAAREAGVDRTYLYRLIRKHLL